A single Hyperolius riggenbachi isolate aHypRig1 chromosome 12, aHypRig1.pri, whole genome shotgun sequence DNA region contains:
- the SRSF2 gene encoding serine/arginine-rich splicing factor 2, which produces MSYGRPPPDVEDMTSLKVDNLTYRTTPETLRRVFEKYGRVGDVYIPRDRYTKESRGFAFVRFHDKRDAEDAMDAMDGAVLDGRELRVQMARYGRPPDSHHGRRGPPPRRYGDYSRRSRSPRRRRRSRSRSKSRSRSRSRSRYSRSKSRSRTRSRSRSTSKSRSPRRSKSSSVSRSRSRSRSRSKTSPPKNSKSKSRSPTPPKSPEEEGAVSS; this is translated from the exons ATGAGTTACGGACGGCCGCCGCCGGACGTAGAAGACATGACGTCCCTCAAAGTGGACAACCTAACTTACCGGACCACGCCAGAGACGCTACGGCGCGTATTTGAGAAGTACGGCCGGGTGGGTGATGTATACATTCCCCGGGACCGCTACACCAAGGAAAGCAGAGGATTTGCTTTTGTCCGCTTCCATGACAAGCGAGACGCGGAGGACGCCATGGATGCGATGGATGGCGCCGTGCTAGATGGTCGGGAGCTGCGAGTGCAGATGGCGCGCTACGGCCGCCCACCCGATTCTCACCATGGACGACGTGGACCCCCGCCACGAAGGTACGGGGATTACAGCCGTCGGAGCCGGAG CCCAAGGCGAAGACGACGCAGCAGGTCCAGAAGCAAGAGCCGATCCAGGTCACGTAGCCGATCACGCTATAGTCGATCCAAGTCACGTTCACGAACCCGATCCCGGTCTCGCTCTACTTCGAAGTCCCGGTCTCCTCGGAGATCCAAGTCCTCTTCTGTGTCCAGATCTCGTTCTCGCTCCAGGTCTAGATCTAAAACTTCTCCACCAAAGAACTCTAAATCCAAGTCCAGGTCCCCAACACCTCCAAAGTCTCCAGAAGAGGAAGGGGCAGTGTCTTCCTAG